The Kocuria turfanensis genome contains the following window.
TATAGATAACATGCGGGTCCCCCGCCCCACTGTCTGGCGGCACATCTAGTGAAACTTGACCGTTTTCGATCAGCTTGGCACCCTCCGTAACACCGGACACGACCGGTTTATAGACGCCATCTGGACCAGACGTAATTGTGGACTCTTTGATTGTTACAGACTCCCGTCCACCAACTGCCCAGGCGTCTGATTGATAGATTTCTTCTAGTAGGTCTAATTGATCGCTGCAAACATCACAGGAATCACTGATGATATCCCGGGCATACGAGGTGTCTCCGGTCTGGTACGCGTACCACATCGCGTCGGACCAGTAGTCGAGGAACGCCTGCGCCCCTTCCCGGGACTCCTCCCGCGCGAGCTCGGGCATGACCGGCTTCGGCACGTTCTGCGCCGGCCCGTCCAGCGAGGCCGGCACGTACTCGGCGGACGCGTCGGCGGAGCTGGAAGTCGTTGACGGTGACGGCGAACCGCCGACTGACTCGTCCAGCGGGACACCGGCCGACGCCGGGCTGGAAGGCGACGCCGCGGCGCCGTCGTCGTCGGAGCCGCAACCGGTGAGGACGAGGGCCGCCAGGAGGGCCCCGCCGGCTGCCGCTGGGAGTGGACTGGACCGCACCATGAGTTCTCCGCTTCGCTGTGCCGCGGCCGGACGCCCCGGTCGGATGGGTCAGATGCTAGACCGCGCGCGCTGTGCTCGAGCAACCCCTGTGGAAGCGATCAATACGCATTTGCATGCGTCCTGGTCAGGAGCGATATGGTCACGACTTCGTTAACGTCAGACTGACCAGAACGGTGTTATAGTCACTGCAACCTGAAGGTCCGAGGTGCTTGGAGGTGAT
Protein-coding sequences here:
- a CDS encoding DUF6318 family protein produces the protein MPASLDGPAQNVPKPVMPELAREESREGAQAFLDYWSDAMWYAYQTGDTSYARDIISDSCDVCSDQLDLLEEIYQSDAWAVGGRESVTIKESTITSGPDGVYKPVVSGVTEGAKLIENGQVSLDVPPDSGAGDPHVIYMDYVQGEWVYISAANLPGGNHADT